The Corvus hawaiiensis isolate bCorHaw1 chromosome 2, bCorHaw1.pri.cur, whole genome shotgun sequence genome includes a window with the following:
- the C2H11orf54 gene encoding ester hydrolase C11orf54 homolog, which produces MAKVERFAFHVPSLEELAGVLQKGLKENFADAQVSVVDCPDLTQEPFNFPAKGICGKPRIADVGGVPYLIPVVQKEKVYDLNTVAKDIELPGAFILGAGAVSSKVLGINAELIPIVQAKSEKKPAVNGSYVAQINPADKGCLLEKYSSKYTDCEFGLLANLYASEGQPGKVIEVKANGRTGELNFVSCLRQTLEKHYGEKPVGMGGTFIIQKGKAKIHIMPPEFSSCPLNTDEDVNNWLKFFEMKAPLICQPVIVSRDPGFDLRVEHTHCFSHHGEGGHYHQDTSPDSVQYLGYFQPAELLFRIDRPQETHLVGRD; this is translated from the exons ATGGCCAAAGTCGAAAGGTTTGCTTTTCATGTCCCAAGTCTGGAGGAGCTTGCTGGGG TTTTGCAGAAAGGGCTTAAAGAGAACTTTGCTGATGCTCAAGTCTCTGTTGTAGACTGTCCTGATCTGACTCAGGAACCCTTCAACTTTCCTGCTAAAG GAATCTGCGGAAAGCCTAGGATAGCAGATGTGGGAGGTGTTCCTTACCTCATACCTGttgtacagaaagaaaaa gtTTATGATCTAAATACAGTTGCAAAGGACATAGAGCTGCCTGGAGCTTTCATtcttggagctggagctgtttcaTCCAAGGTTCTTGGAATAAATGCTGAG CTTATCCCTATTGTTCAagcaaagagtgaaaaaaagcCTGCTGTAAATGGGAGCTACGTTGCTCAGATAAATCCTGCAGACAAAGGGTGCCTGCTTGAGAAGTACAGCAGTAAATACACTGACTGTGAGTTTGGACTGTTGGCCAACCTTTATGCCAGCGAGGGCCAACCTGGTAAG GTCATTGAAGTGAAAGCCAATGGAAGAACCGGGGAGCTTAACTTTGTGTCCTGTCTGAGACAAACTTTAGAGAAACACTATGGAGAAAAGCCAGTTGGGATGGGTGGTACGTTTATCATTCAGAAGGGGAAAGCAAAGATTCACATTATG CCTCCAGAATTTTCTTCCTGTCCGCTGAACACTGATGAGGATGTGAATAACTGGCTCAAATTCTTTGAAATGAAGGCTCCACTGATTTGTCAGCCAGTAATAGTTTCCAGAGATCCA GGCTTCGATCTGCGCGTGGAGCACACGCACTGCTTCAGCCACCACGGGGAAGGAGGGCACTACCACCAGGACACCAGCCCGGACAGCGTGCAGTACCTGGGCTACTTCCAGCCCGCCGAGCTGCTCTTCCGCATCGATAGGCCCCAGGAGACGCACCTCGTCGGGAGAGACTGA